A region of the Arenibacter antarcticus genome:
ACGAGGTAGAAATAGATGTTTCCAAAAGCTCCATTGGTTCTAAATTTGAAACCATGGCGAACTCGGTTTTAAATGCAAACTCATCAGTACCGGAAAATAATCCACATGAAGAGGATATAATCATTCCAGGGATAGACACTATAAAGGATATGGTATCTGAAATGCCAAGTGGTGCCACCATAGATGAGGTGCTTTCCCAATTTACTTCCAAACCGGAATTATTTAAAAACGATAAGGACCTATTTATGCCTAAGGAGGCGACAATATCCAAGCCTGTTATCAAACAAGCTGCCAACCATGCCCATAGGGATATCAAGGTGGATTTAAACGATAAATTGGCATTTGTTAAGCATCTTTTTAATAATAGTATGGAAGATTACAGCAGGGTTTTGTCACAACTCAGTACTATAGATAGTGCAGAGCGATCGGTTTCCTTTATTGTAAATATGGTAAAACCGGATTATGATAATTGGGTTGGTAAGGAAGAATATGAAGCACGCTTTATGACCTTAATCTTAAGGAAGTTTGTGTAAGCAGGTATTCTATTCCGTAATTGATGCGCCATAAGGTTCATTTTTGATTATTTTTGCCAGTTATCAATACTGTTAATGGGGAAACTATACATAGTACCTACACCAATAGGTAATCTGGAAGATATTACATTTAGGGCCATACGGGTGCTAAAGGAAGTAGATCTTATTTTGGCGGAAGATACCAGGACCAGCGGTAAATTATTACATCATTATAACATTGGGACCAATATGCAAAGCCACCATATGCACAACGAGCATAAAATGGTGGAAGGAATTGTAAGACGGTTACAGGCAGGTGAGAATATAGCCCTGATTTCCGATGCAGGCACTCCGGCCATCTCCGACCCTGGATTTTTATTGACCCGAGCCTGCGTCCAGAACAAGATAGAAGTGGACTGCTTGCCAGGGGCTACGGCATTTGTGCCAGCATTGGTAAATAGTGGGCTTCCCAATGATAAATTTGTATTTGAAGGTTTTTTGCCCGTAAAAAAAGGGAGACAAACAAGACTTACTCTTTTGGCCGAGGAGCCCAGAACAATTATTTTTTATGAATCGCCACATAAACTCGTAAAAACCTTAGACCACTTGGCAACTTATTTTGGAGCGGATAGGCAAATTTCAGTATCTAGGGAGATTTCCAAGATGTACGAGGAAACCATAAGAGGTACAATAAACGAAGTTTTAGAGCACTTCACTACAAACCCACCTAAAGGAGAAATTGTAATTGTTTTGGCTGGCAAAAAATAAACTGGAGTTTCAAAATTACGTTATTTAAAAAACCTTCCATAAAAGATCCAAATAAGTAGCAATGGGGCTTTTATTAGCGCTTAAACATGCTTTCCTTTATGCCAACCGTATTTTTCTAAATACCGTTTACCGCTTTCAATAGCATCCTTCTCCATAGAGGTACTCATGGAATCGTTCCACCTATTTAAAAATCCGAATAAGGAAATAACGCCCAATATTTCTACAATTTCGCCTTCGTCCCAGTATTTGTAAAGGTTTTTTTTAATTTTTAGACTCATGGTATTTGGAACTTGGGAGGCTGCCAAGCTAAAATCCAGTGCTGCCCTCTCCGCATCCGAGAAAGCAGCATGTGTCCTGTATTCCCATATATTATTTAATTTTTCAGGATCGGCCCCATACCGTTCCGCGGCAAGTATGGCATGTGCTTGGCAATACCGGCAACCTGTGGCATTGCTACTGACCCAGGCGATCATTCTTTTTAAGGCGGAATCTACCTTTCCTGAATTAGCCATAACTGCTTTGTTCAGATTAATGAACGCTTTAGAAATTTCTGGCCGATGTTGCATCGTCAATACAGAATTGGGACAGAATCCCAATGTTTCGTTGAAAAATTCGGACAAAACTTTAGTTTCGGGGTCGTGGTCGGGATCTAATGGATTAACGAGCGGCATGGTTGTAGATTTATGTGTATTTTTGGGACCTACAAGTAACGAAAAATTTAAATTTATGACAAATCATATTACTACTAAATGGCTGGGTAACATGGCCTTTGAAAGCAATAACCCTTCTGGCAACACCTTAATTATTGATATCGCTCCCGAAGATGGTGGAGAAGGACAAGGTTATCGTCCCAAAGCTTTGATGTTGAGTAGTTTGGCTGGGTGTTCTGGTCTTGATGTGGCCTCCCTGATAAAAAAAATGAAATTGGAAGTGGAGGAGTTTACCATAGAGACTATTGCTGATCTTACCGAAGAACATCCAAAATCTTATAATAAGGTGACCATAGAATATCATTTTAAGGGCGCTAACTTGGCCGAAAAGAAATTGCAACGCGCTGTGGATCTTTCCATTGATAAATATTGTGGGGTGATGGAGATGTTCAGACAATTTGCAACATTGGAGATAAAGACAATATTTAAGAAATAGCACCAATAATCACTTATTTTCCCTGATGATTAAAAGATATATCTATTCTTTGAGCCTGCTTTTCGGTGTTTTTCACGGCTTGGTTGCACAACAGACACAAAATTTAATATCACACGATAAAGAAACTATTGTTACTGACCCCTCCAAAGGTGAAAATAGCTATAAAAGAGAGGTGGTATTTCCTAAGAAAGAGAAAGAAATCAGGCGGATTATGCTCAATTTGCGATTTCAGTGCCCCGATGGAATGCGATGTGCAGACTGGGATTATGTAGATCATATAAAGGTAATCCCAAAGAACGATTCTATCAGTTATGAAATTGCTAGGATGCTGACTCCTTATGGAGGTCGGTTTCAGGAAGGTTGGGGTTTTAACTGGAAAGTTGATGTGACCGACTTTAGTCCAATTTTAAGGGATAGCGTGATAGTAGATTATATCCATACGGGTTATGAGGATAATAAGACAAGAGGTTGGAAAGTAACAGTAGATTTTGAGATTACCTATGGCAGGCCCGTTGTGGAAGCTTTGGCACTTCATAAGATTTATGATGGCAATTATAGTTATGGTGATACATCCGATCCCATTGAGAATCATTTGGTGCCAGTAAACCTTATAGCAAATGCCCAATCCAAATTTGGAAAGGTGAAGGTTTTGCAGACCGGCCATGGCATGGATGCCAATGGTTGTGGTGAATTTTGTGATAAGTACCGAGAGATTCTACTTAACGGACAGCTAATCCATTCCCAGCAATTATGGATGAAATGTGGGGATAATCCCTTATATCCCCAAGCGGGTACCTGGATCTTTGATCGGGCAAATTGGTGTCCGGGATACTTGCTACAGCCCGATGAGGTGACCTTTAAACTTAATTCCAATCAAGCCTATACCATAGACCTGAATATGGAACCCTATGAAACGGAAAAACCAAGCGCCAAAGAGCTTTTGGTAGCCTATGTGTTGGAATATGGAATAATAAACTCCGCCAACGACGTAACCTTGGAAGACATAATTACACCTTCCAATGAAGAAATTTACAGTCGCAAAAATCAGAGTGGAGCCCTAGCCGTTATTAGAATAAAAAATAACGGACGCGACAACTTAAAATCCGTGATGATAGATTATAATCTTGAAGGGAATAAAACCAAAAAGTTTAAGTGGGAGGGCGACCTTCCCTTTGGAGAAACGGCTTTATTAACCCTGCCCGAAGAAATCTATACCGAGAAGAAGTCTGCTATATTTTATGTGGAATTAAAAAGGCCCAATGGTAAAAGAGATGGTTTTAACGAGGACAATGCAAAACAATCTGTCTACACTAGACCACATGTTTTGCCCCAAACTAGCGTTATCTACTTTAAGACCAACAATAAACCTGGGCAGAATCAATACCAGGTAACGGATAGTTTTGGAAAAATTATGTTTAAAAGGGATAGCCTAGATCTTCAGCCCAATACTATATATAGGGATACCTTAGAGTTGCCAAAGGGGAACTACACTTTTAGTGTGGAAGATACCGGCGGAGATGGACTGGAATTTTGGTACAAGGCTAAAGCTGGTCGTGGAGATGTTAGGTTGTTAGACAGCATTGGGCAAGCTATTAAGCACTTTAACTCTGATTTTGGAAGCCATATTATTTATAACTTTAGGGTAATACCTAGCGCCCCTTACCATTTGGACAATTCACCATCAGTAACTATGTTCCCCGCCAGAACAGATGGGCCTGTTACTTTGGATTATTTTTCGAACGAACCAAAACAGGTAGAAGTGATCATTACCCAGCAAGAGGATGAATCCAAGATTTTGGAAACACATACTTACAGTAATTTGGACAGAGGTACTTTTACCTATGACCTTTCTTACCTACCAAAAATGAGGTACTACCTAAAAGTGATGGTAGACGGCAAGGAAATATTTAAAAATAGGATTAGGCTAAAAGAGTAGAGGGTATGCGCTGGACGATTAAACCAAAACCCGAAGAGGAGAAAATTAAGGCATTGGCTACGCAGTTAGGGGTTGATGGTCTGGTGGCACAACTGTTATTGCAACGGGGTATCACTACTTTTGAGGAAGCCAAAGATTTCTTTAGACCACAACTCTCACACTTGCATGATCCTTTTCTAATGAAGGATATGGAAGTGGCCGTGGCGCGTATTGAAGTGGCTGTTGCTAAGGGGGAGAATATTTTGGTCTATGGGGATTACGATGTGGACGGTACCACATCCGTAGCCTTGGTATCTTCCTATTTGGAAACGTATTACCCTAACGTGGCTACCTATATCCCTGATCGTTATACCGAAGGATATGGAGTTTCTTTTCAAGGGGTGGATTTTGCGGAAGACAATGGTTTCACCTTAATTATAGCCTTGGATTGTGGGGTAAAAGCTATAGATAAGGTTGCATATGCCAAGCAAAAAGGCATCGATTTTATTATTTGTGACCACCACCGCCCGGGAAAGGAGCTCCCTGATGCCATAGCAGTCCTAGATCCTAAAAGGGATGATTGCTCTTATCCATACGATGAACTTTGTGGTTGTGGGGTGGGCTTTAAGCTCATTCAGGCCCTAGGGTCTAAGAGAGGGCAAACCATAGAAGATCTTGTACCCTATCTAGATCTTGTAGCTACTGCCATTGGGGCAGACATTGTCCCTATTACTGGAGAAAATCGGATACTTGCCTATTGGGGGCTACGGGTAATAAATACAAACCCCAGAACCGGATTTAAAGCGATCATCGATCAGATAAATAAAAGTGAACTTACTATTACCGATGTGGTATTTGTAATTGCACCACGTATCAATGCCGCAGGACGTATGGAACATGGTCAACATGCTGTAAACTTATTGCGGGAAGAGAATTTGGAGAAGGCACAGGTTTTTGCCAAAGAAATTGAGGTATACAATACAGATAGAAGAAATCTGGATCAGGAAATTGCCAAGGAGGCATTGCTGCAGATACTTGAAAACAAGGAAGAGGAGGGTTTTACCTCTGTTGTTTATAAAGAAACTTGGCATAAGGGTGTCATTGGGATAGTTGCCTCCAGGCTTATAGAGACCTATTATAGACCTACCCTAGTCTTTACTAAAAGTGGAGATAAATTGGCTGCTTCGGCTCGTTCTATCAAAGGTTTTGATGTGTATGAAGCTTTAGAGGGGTGTGCAGATACTATTGAACAATTTGGGGGGCATAAGTATGCAGCGGGACTCACCTTGTTAGAAGAGAATTATGAGGCCTTTAAAGCCAAGTTTGAAGAAGTAGTTTCAAAAAATATCGATAGAAAGCTGTTGTCTCCAGAAATCATGGTTGATACCGTAATAGCCCTAGACGATATAAACCCTAAGTTGATGCGTATTATAAAGCAATTTGCCCCTTTTGGCCCCGGAAACTTTGCTCCGGTATTTATGGCCGATAATCTAAATGATGCTGGTTATGCAAAGGTAGTAGGACAAGATGGCAAACATTTAAAATGCCGATTATCAGATGCAGCTAGAGGTAGAAATGGTTTTAGTTTGGAGGCAATCGGCTTTAATTTGGGAGATAAATTGCCTAATGTAGTTCAAAAGGGCTTTAGTGCTGTCTTCTCTTTGGACGAAAATGAATGGCAAGGAAATATTACCCTTCAATTGAAATTAAAGGATATTAAATAACCCGTATTTGGTTAGGGATTAAGTGTCTTCTCCAAACGTCAATAAGCAAGGGGAATGGAGTAGTTTAAAAAGGATAATCAGAGCAACTGGATGCCCCCTTAAATGGATTGGAGTGATTTTATAAAGGGAGTCTAGGGTTTTGTAGATTGGGCGTCATATTTTTCCAAGGAGAGTTTATGGTCTTGAAATACTCCATAGGTAAAATAGGTGATCCAATCCCCTAAGTTTACGTAAGTAGAGTTTTCATTTAGCGAAATTTCCAGTGGGAGGTGACGGTGTCCAAATATAAAATAATCGTAATGTTGCTGTTCTAATTTACGTCGGCAATACTGTACCAGCCATTCATTTTCCTCACCTAAAAATTTCACATCCTCATCCCCGGAAATCATCTTGTTCTTTACAGAAAGATATTGTGCCAATTTTACGCCGAAATCGGGATGTAGCCAATTGTACAACCATTTTGAAACCGGATTGGTAAACACTTTTTTCATGCGTTTATAACCTAGGTCCCCTGGTCCTAATCCGTCTCCGTGCCCAATTAGGCAAACTTTGTCGTTTATGGTAAAGACTTGCGGTTGGTGGTATACCGGAATGTTAAGCTCTTCCTCAAAATAACCGTTCATCCAAAGATCGTGGTTTCCTACGAAATAATAAATGGGGATTCCGGAATCGGTAATTTCTGCTAGCTTGCCCAAGGTGCGGGTAAAGCCTTTGGGGACTACGGTTTTATATTCGAACCAAAAATCGAACAGATCGCCCAAGAGAAAAATAGCTGCAGCATCTCCCTTAACCTCATCTAGCCAGGCTACGAATTTCTTTTCCCTAGGAAAACTTAACTCTGGAGTAGGGGCTCCCAAGTGATGATCACTGGAAAAATATATTTTTTTACCCTGGGGGACTTTAAACGACTTCATCTGGGTATCTTTAATTGTCGGCAGCGTACCATTCCGCAAAGGAAGAATCGGTCTCTTGAAGCTTAAGGGAATACAGACCGATATTTTTTGGCAATCTTGTTTTTATCTTATCGGCAAAATCAATAACCATATTCTCACTAGTAGGCTGGTAATCGGCTAAAATAACATTGTGTCCCCTATCGGTCAGTTCCTTGGCTAATTCTACATGTGGTGTATTTTTGTTGAAGACAGTAGCGTGGTCAAATTTGTCCACTATTTCTTCCTTCACTATTTTTTTCAGATCTCCAAAGTCGATGACCATACCCAACTTTACATGCTCGGTATCCGTAATAGGACTGCCAATAACCGTTACGGAAAGTTTATAGCTATGTCCGTGTACGTTTCTACATTTGCCATCATATCCGAACAAGGCGTGTCCCGTTTCAAAATTAAACTGTTTGGTAATACGTATTTTGCTCATAACTATTGTTTGCGCTGTAAAGGTAAACCATTCCCACAAATTAATGGCCCATAAGCAAGGGCTGTGTCCAAGCAACTTGGAATTTCATATTTTCTATTGGATTTTTCTGTGGTTTGTCTGATGTAATTTTAGCGCGTACAAAAAGAAGATCTTTGGAGAGGTCATAGCGCGCCTCGGAGGCGCTAACAGACATGAGTTCTCTTGTTTCTGTTTCTCCCTTAAAACAGCCTATAAAGGAAATGGTATAGCTTACCCCGACCTCCGTGTCTACCGCTATCGAAATGTGCTCTGGCTGATAATCCAGAGTAGCTAGGGTAACCCCGGTAGTGGCATAAAAATCACCTTTTTCCATAGCCCGAATTAAGGAGGGGGCAGACAAGGTATCAGCCTGGACCATGACCCAACCCCGTCCAGCATTGCTCCATTTGTGCCCCATTTTATGGTAGTTGTGAGAATCGTCCGTGGCCAATCCGTACATCAAGGGTTTTCCACTTTTTATATATGCGATATTGATAAGATCCCACATTTTTTCCATGGAGATATGGGTAGAGTCGCCCATATTATGTACCATGGGGTGTCCGTTATAGACTTCAAAGAACTGTTCTCCTTTTAAGGATATCATGTCTTCCAGAGTAATGCTGTAAAAAAAGTTCGGGTGATTTATATGTGGCATGATGGGGATTCCCGTTTCCTTCCGCTGTTTTAAAACTTGATCTAGATTGTTCTGCATGGTTTCAGCAACGCTATTACCACCTTGAGGTTCAATTTGTTCTTGGATGTTGGTGGCGTTCATATGAATGTGCTTATCCTCATAACGATCGGTGATTTCTTCGGAATGGATTACCAGAAATTCACCCGCTTTCTCAAAATGGTTGCTATATTCCGTATAGGTTTTTAGTTTAACCATGATTTTCTTTGAATCCTGTTTGTGTTCTACCCATTCCTCTCCATAGGTGTCCAAGTAGTTTTTAAAACTATTTTGATAAAGGGTGTCGCTGCGGACTTGGATCCATTTTTCCTCCATGGAAATGGTATTGTGATCCGATAAGGCTATAAAGTGATAATTGTTGGATTTGTACCAATCCAGGATGATTTCTGGAAACTCGTCCCCATCGCTCCAAAAGGAATGGGTATGGAGATTTCCTTTATACCATTCTTTCTCCTTAATTTTTTCTGTCTTTGTTTCTTTACAGCCCATCGAAAAAAGCAGCATGGCTATTATTAAAGATGATAAGATGTTTTTCATTGGTAGTTATTTTAGAAACTAAAAGGTACTGAAAATGCATCTATTTTTATAGAACCGTTGAAAATGATTGTTTTGTGACTGCAGTGCCAACGTTGGGGGAAGAGGTAATTCCTTAAACTTTGAAGGTCTAGGAGTAATATTATGGAGGGTAAATAATAAATATTAGCACCGTAAATGGATTAAATTTAATTAGTCATAAGAATGGTTTAAACTAGGTATTTCGGTCCCAGGGTTAGATGGGGTAGACAGCTGTAAAACCACGGGCTTAAGCCCGTGGTGAGGAGTTGTCTATTGGGTCTAGTAATAAAATTTCTATACCTTAATCTCCCAGTTGAGCTATCATCAGTGACCGCTTTATTCCTGGTAGGTATTACCCACAAAACATAAAGTTATTGGGGTGCTCGTATTATTGTGCTGGCTGTTTTTTTAAAATCATATATCCAATTACAGCGCCAATTATGGAGGCCACAAATATTCCTATTTTGGCTTGGACCATGTATACTTCGCTGGTAAAAGCTAAGGAAGTGATGAATAAAGACATGGTAAATCCGATAGAAGCTAAGAAACCAATTCCAAATAAATTTCTAACACTCATTCCGTGCGGAAGAGGTGCTACTTTAAGTTTTACCATCAACAAGGTGAATCCTACTACTCCTACAATCTTCCCTATTATAAGTCCAAGTGCTACCCCTATAGC
Encoded here:
- the rsmI gene encoding 16S rRNA (cytidine(1402)-2'-O)-methyltransferase gives rise to the protein MGKLYIVPTPIGNLEDITFRAIRVLKEVDLILAEDTRTSGKLLHHYNIGTNMQSHHMHNEHKMVEGIVRRLQAGENIALISDAGTPAISDPGFLLTRACVQNKIEVDCLPGATAFVPALVNSGLPNDKFVFEGFLPVKKGRQTRLTLLAEEPRTIIFYESPHKLVKTLDHLATYFGADRQISVSREISKMYEETIRGTINEVLEHFTTNPPKGEIVIVLAGKK
- a CDS encoding 6-carboxytetrahydropterin synthase, whose amino-acid sequence is MSKIRITKQFNFETGHALFGYDGKCRNVHGHSYKLSVTVIGSPITDTEHVKLGMVIDFGDLKKIVKEEIVDKFDHATVFNKNTPHVELAKELTDRGHNVILADYQPTSENMVIDFADKIKTRLPKNIGLYSLKLQETDSSFAEWYAADN
- a CDS encoding PHP domain-containing protein, with the translated sequence MKNILSSLIIAMLLFSMGCKETKTEKIKEKEWYKGNLHTHSFWSDGDEFPEIILDWYKSNNYHFIALSDHNTISMEEKWIQVRSDTLYQNSFKNYLDTYGEEWVEHKQDSKKIMVKLKTYTEYSNHFEKAGEFLVIHSEEITDRYEDKHIHMNATNIQEQIEPQGGNSVAETMQNNLDQVLKQRKETGIPIMPHINHPNFFYSITLEDMISLKGEQFFEVYNGHPMVHNMGDSTHISMEKMWDLINIAYIKSGKPLMYGLATDDSHNYHKMGHKWSNAGRGWVMVQADTLSAPSLIRAMEKGDFYATTGVTLATLDYQPEHISIAVDTEVGVSYTISFIGCFKGETETRELMSVSASEARYDLSKDLLFVRAKITSDKPQKNPIENMKFQVAWTQPLLMGH
- a CDS encoding carboxymuconolactone decarboxylase family protein, which encodes MPLVNPLDPDHDPETKVLSEFFNETLGFCPNSVLTMQHRPEISKAFINLNKAVMANSGKVDSALKRMIAWVSSNATGCRYCQAHAILAAERYGADPEKLNNIWEYRTHAAFSDAERAALDFSLAASQVPNTMSLKIKKNLYKYWDEGEIVEILGVISLFGFLNRWNDSMSTSMEKDAIESGKRYLEKYGWHKGKHV
- the recJ gene encoding single-stranded-DNA-specific exonuclease RecJ — protein: MRWTIKPKPEEEKIKALATQLGVDGLVAQLLLQRGITTFEEAKDFFRPQLSHLHDPFLMKDMEVAVARIEVAVAKGENILVYGDYDVDGTTSVALVSSYLETYYPNVATYIPDRYTEGYGVSFQGVDFAEDNGFTLIIALDCGVKAIDKVAYAKQKGIDFIICDHHRPGKELPDAIAVLDPKRDDCSYPYDELCGCGVGFKLIQALGSKRGQTIEDLVPYLDLVATAIGADIVPITGENRILAYWGLRVINTNPRTGFKAIIDQINKSELTITDVVFVIAPRINAAGRMEHGQHAVNLLREENLEKAQVFAKEIEVYNTDRRNLDQEIAKEALLQILENKEEEGFTSVVYKETWHKGVIGIVASRLIETYYRPTLVFTKSGDKLAASARSIKGFDVYEALEGCADTIEQFGGHKYAAGLTLLEENYEAFKAKFEEVVSKNIDRKLLSPEIMVDTVIALDDINPKLMRIIKQFAPFGPGNFAPVFMADNLNDAGYAKVVGQDGKHLKCRLSDAARGRNGFSLEAIGFNLGDKLPNVVQKGFSAVFSLDENEWQGNITLQLKLKDIK
- a CDS encoding peptide-N-glycosidase F-related protein, which gives rise to MIKRYIYSLSLLFGVFHGLVAQQTQNLISHDKETIVTDPSKGENSYKREVVFPKKEKEIRRIMLNLRFQCPDGMRCADWDYVDHIKVIPKNDSISYEIARMLTPYGGRFQEGWGFNWKVDVTDFSPILRDSVIVDYIHTGYEDNKTRGWKVTVDFEITYGRPVVEALALHKIYDGNYSYGDTSDPIENHLVPVNLIANAQSKFGKVKVLQTGHGMDANGCGEFCDKYREILLNGQLIHSQQLWMKCGDNPLYPQAGTWIFDRANWCPGYLLQPDEVTFKLNSNQAYTIDLNMEPYETEKPSAKELLVAYVLEYGIINSANDVTLEDIITPSNEEIYSRKNQSGALAVIRIKNNGRDNLKSVMIDYNLEGNKTKKFKWEGDLPFGETALLTLPEEIYTEKKSAIFYVELKRPNGKRDGFNEDNAKQSVYTRPHVLPQTSVIYFKTNNKPGQNQYQVTDSFGKIMFKRDSLDLQPNTIYRDTLELPKGNYTFSVEDTGGDGLEFWYKAKAGRGDVRLLDSIGQAIKHFNSDFGSHIIYNFRVIPSAPYHLDNSPSVTMFPARTDGPVTLDYFSNEPKQVEVIITQQEDESKILETHTYSNLDRGTFTYDLSYLPKMRYYLKVMVDGKEIFKNRIRLKE
- a CDS encoding UDP-2,3-diacylglucosamine diphosphatase → MKSFKVPQGKKIYFSSDHHLGAPTPELSFPREKKFVAWLDEVKGDAAAIFLLGDLFDFWFEYKTVVPKGFTRTLGKLAEITDSGIPIYYFVGNHDLWMNGYFEEELNIPVYHQPQVFTINDKVCLIGHGDGLGPGDLGYKRMKKVFTNPVSKWLYNWLHPDFGVKLAQYLSVKNKMISGDEDVKFLGEENEWLVQYCRRKLEQQHYDYFIFGHRHLPLEISLNENSTYVNLGDWITYFTYGVFQDHKLSLEKYDAQSTKP
- a CDS encoding OsmC family protein; amino-acid sequence: MTNHITTKWLGNMAFESNNPSGNTLIIDIAPEDGGEGQGYRPKALMLSSLAGCSGLDVASLIKKMKLEVEEFTIETIADLTEEHPKSYNKVTIEYHFKGANLAEKKLQRAVDLSIDKYCGVMEMFRQFATLEIKTIFKK